AAGCTGATTTAACCAACGCCAATCTCACTGAAGTACAGGCAAGAAATACTGACCTTTCTGGTGCAACTTTAACAGGTGCTTGTTTAGAAAGTTGGAGGACTGATAATACAACACAACTAGACGGAGTCCTCTGCGATTATGTTTACTTGTTGAATGATCAACGAGAACGCCGCCCAAGTATCGGTAAATTTGTACCTGGTGAGTTTAGCAAGTTATTTCAAGAGATACTCCATACCGTCGATATAATTTTTCGCAATGGAGTAGATTGGCAAGCTTTCGTTGCTGCTTTCAATCGGGTGCGGGTTGAGAACGAGAATATAGAACTGACCATACAAAGTATTGAAAGCAAAGGAAATGGTGTTGTTGTAGTCAAGTTCATTATTCCCCTTGATGCAAATAAAGCAAAATTTCACTATGAATTTACCCAGCAGTATGAGCTTGCCTCAGAAGAATTTAAGGCAAGATATAAGACAGAACTAAAGGTAGAGGAAAGTGAGATTACGACTTATCGTGAGCAAAGTGCAAATATGTGGACAGTGATTAATTCACTGGCTGCTCGACCCATTCAGGTACACGCGAAGGCAATTGCAAAAGTTACAAATGACAGTATTATTAGCGAACTCAGTGGTTTAGTAAGCGGTGTTGTTAACCTCGGTGATATCAGCGGACAAGTTACTAATACTATCAATCAGTTAACCGTTTCTTCACAACCCGATGAACCTAGTATCAAAGAATTGCTGGAACAGCTACACTGGGCAATCGTCAGTTCTGAGGAACTTATGTTAGGAGACAAAGCCGAAGCCCTTGAGCAAGTTAAAGCTTTAGCAGAAGCAGCGAAAGATCCCGCAGAAGCAGCGAAGAAAAATGTAGCGAAGTCAGCAATCCGGTGGTTCAAAGGTATGTTAACTGAACTCGCTGAACCCAGCGCGATCGTGCAAATCTCTGAACATGTATTACCCCAAATCGCTAGAGTTTTTGGACTTTAAGAGTTCTATCCCAACTTGTTAACAGAAGGCGATCGCCCCTCAGCCAAAAGAGAATAGTTGTATGGTTAACTCCACACTCCCGCAACTTGAACAAAAAGTTCAGCTTTCTGGCATTAGTTGGCAGACCTATCAAGCCTTGCTGAGTGAGTTGAGCGATCGCCGTTTGTGCCTCACCTACAATCAAGGCAATCTCGAAATTATGGTTCCATCGCCTGAACATGAGTTCTACAAAACACTCATGGGTCGCTTTGTGGAAACCATAGCCGAAGAACTGAAAATCAAAATTCATCCCTTGGGTTCCACCACCTTTGCCCGTGAAGATTTAGGCCGAGGGTTAGAACCCGCTGAGTGTTTTTATATCCGTAACCAAGCTGCTGTTAAAGGCAAAAAGCGGTTAGACCCGACTCAAGATTCACCACCCGATTTAGTAGTTGAAATTGACATCACTAGTAGCTCTCGCGATCGCATGGCTTCCTATGCAGCTCTAGGTGTACCTGAAATCTGGCGCTACGATGGCAAAGTCTTCCGGGTTTATCAACTGCAAAATCAGGAATATCAACTTTCAGAAGCAAGTCTTGCTTTCCCCAATGTTGCGATCGCCGAAATCACCCGCTTTTTAGAACAGTCCGCCACAACCGATTATTTAGTCGTCCCTGAAAAACCCCCTAATTTTTTAGGCACTCAGACACCGAGCAGCATGGTAGAAGGGGTTCAGCCGGCAAATTCGCGTGGGGCAAGCAAGCGCATCACGAAAAAATGCGGCTTTGAGGCTCTTTGGAAACTCTTGGTTTCTCTAGAGTTTGCAAGGGAGTGAGCGTTTTCTTGCAATTTTAAAGGTATTTTAGAGGCTGAAAGCTCTGATTCTAAAAGGCTGGCGAGGTTTTTCAGGGACGACTATTTAGATCTTGTAGCCGCCTTTCGAGATTGGCTCAAAGCTCAGGTGCAATAGGAAGCGATCACCCCTCCCTAAACTGAAAAATCGATCGTCATTTTGTAAAAAATCAGACCTGGCTGTTAAGAAATGCTTAGAAGTCTTCAAGCCTGTCTGAAATCACAGGGGTAGTTAGTGAAGTCACCTAGCATTGAAATTGCCTAGGTTAGCGCTTACTAAGGGTGAGCTTTAGGTATTTCTCCCCTGCCAATCTCAGAGATTCAGCTATGCGATCTACCGTTACAAAAAATACTATCAAAGCATTATTGTGTCGCCCCATCATTCCAAGTCTTAAGACTTTGATAGGTGCATTGATATTAGTCGGAGCAACTGCTTTGCCCGTTTTAGCTTGTGGTGGGGGTGGAGCTGAAGGAGCGCTGATTTTACTGGCATATCCCTTAGGGGTTGTAGGGCTTTTTTATGGCTTGCCTCTACTGCTGAGCATCGTGATTGAATCAGCGATCCTTCACTATGGGGAGTCAATAGGGTGGCCCAAATCATTTGGATTATCTTTACTAACAAATATTGGCGGGTTAATCGCCGTTGTAGTTGGAACAGTGACAGCCTTTGGTCTACCAACCCCAGGCTTCACAGCTTTGGCATTTCAAGGTGGCATCCTAGGGCTAATGCTGACCACGTTTTGCCGCCGAACAGGATACTTTTTAGGGCTAACTAAAGGTTTAGGACAAATAGGCGTTTATCTCTTTTTGATTGGAATGAGCTACGGTAGTTTGGCTTTAGACCGTCTTGTTGAGACTTCCAAAGCGCCAGACACACTTTTACCACCTATTGCAGGCTTATTATTAATTGGATTTTTGTTTAATTTGATCGTTGAAGGCTGGATTCTTTCGCTATTAATGCCAAAATTTCGTCCTCAACTCGCTGCTACAGTTGTTTCAATGAATGTCTGGTCTTACGGGATATTACCTGCGTCAATGCTTCTTTCTCAGTACTTTGAAGGAAAACCACTATTTGGCTAGGCTATCTCTTCAGAAACAACAGGCGACCGCCCCTCCTCACACCAAAAAAGCGATCGCCCTGTTTACTCCCCTGTCACCAATTGCTCGATCGCATCTGCTTTTGTAGGGAGCGCTGCCGTCAACACCTCAGAAGCCGATTCCGTCACCAACACATCATCTTCAATGCGGATGCCGCGCACATCAGCGAACTGCGCCAAGCGATCCCAATTCACCACATCTTTGTAGCGCGATCGCCGTTCGGGGTCATTGAGAATTGCAGGAACTTGATAGAAACCGGGTTCAATCGTTACCACCATTCCTGGACGTAACGGGCGATCGAGTCTTAAATAACAAAGACCAAAGCGATCGCTGCGGCTTCTCCCTGCCTCGTATCCTGCCAAGTCGCCCAAATCTTCCATATCATGCACATCCATACCCAAGATGTGACCCACGCCATGTGGGAAGAACAGCGCGTGAGCATCCATTGCAACGAGATCTTCAGGTTTGCCACGCAGAATGCCTAGATCTAACAGACCTGCGGCAATAATTAGGGCGGCGCTGAGGTGAAGGTCACGATACTCCACCCCTGGCTCAACTTTGGCAATGCAAATATCGTGGGCTGCTAGCACCACCTCATACAGCACCCGTTGTGTAGGTGAAAACTTACCAGAAACAGGCCAAGTCCGGGTGACATCTGCGGCCCAACCGTTAGCCGTTTCTGCCCCTACATCAGCCAAGAGCAAATCTCCTGGCTTGAGGGCGTGGTGATACTGCTCATTGTGCAGCACCTCTCCCTGCACCGTGACGATGCTGTTGTAGGCACAGGTCATATTCTGCGCTACAAACACGCTTTCCATTGAGGCTCGCACTGCTGCTTCGGTTTTAGCACCGGGGGTGACTGCCATTCCGACTCGATGAGCATTCACTGTTGCGAGTGCTGCTTGCTTCAACTCCGCGATCGCCGCAGCATCATGAGTTAGCCGCAGAGTCACGATCGCCTGAGCTAGCGCTAAATCAATCCCAGTGAGTTGATTGGCTGGAGGAAGCGATCGCTTTAGAACTTCTGCCTGTTGGTGCCGAGTGGCCGTATCTTGCACCGGAATTGTGGCCGCTCCAGCCGCTCGCATCCCTAAATCAGCTAGGGGAAATGCAGCATCTGCGCCAATGGCCGTAGCAATTTCGTCACGAGTGGGGGTGGGGCCATGCCAGAGAGCGCTTGCTGGCGTACCTTCATCGATAAATAATTCCAGCTTGCCTGCTTCTAGCCGAATCGCGGCGTTTTCCAGCGGCAAGCCTGCGAAGTAGAGGAAGTGACTGCTAGCCCGAAACGGATATACGTTAGCGGGAAAATTGCGGGAACTACGGCCCCCAGACCACAGCACTACAGGGCCATTAAACAAAGCCGCTAAACGCTGACGGCGATCGCGCAAGGCAGGGGCAAGCGCTTCAGAATTGCTAGGAATTTGCATAACTAGACCGTAGCAGTTCTATTCTTTGACCAAAACCCCATTGAGGAAAATATCAGCCAAGCCTTCGGCCATTTCCTGCATGGCTTTGGGTGAAGCCTTCTCACCCATCACAGTATCTTGACTAAAACCCGCGATCGTAAACATGCCCAAGAAGATACGAGCTACTATTCTGGGATTCATGGGTCGATAAACACCGCGATCCATTGCAGTCTGGAAAAAAGCTTCGGCCACATCCGTCATCTTATCGACCACTTCTAGCTGGATGCGATCGCGCAAATCGGGGTGAAACTGCGCTTCCATAAAACAAACGCGCAGCATGTCCATATTTTGGTGCAGGTTCAGCATCCGTCGCCGCATCACCTGAGCTACTGCCTTATAGCTGCCCATCTCGCTCAGCTCGGTCAGCAAATCCGTCAGGATCTCTATCCATCCTTGCGTGGCAACTTCAATCAAAATTGCCTTTTTATTGGGGAAATGCCGAAATAATGTTCCCTCTGCGACCGCCGCTGCTTGGGCTAAATCTCGCGTGGTCGTCCCGTCGTAACCTTGTCGCGAGAATAATTTCTGGGCAGCTTGCAGAATCCGAGTCCGGGTTTCTGCTTCCGATTGGGGCGGTCGATTGCCAATTCGCATATAGCTTAAAAAATGGAGGTCATGTTGTCAGACCAGATACCGCCATTTTCTATCAAGTGAGCAATCAATCCGCCAAAGTTTCACATAACCTTACATAAGTTGTAAGTTTGTGATTTACTGGCTAGATTTTGTGGCAATTTTACACTCTCTATAACAGCTACCGATCGCGGAAAAAATAGAATTCTTAGTAGAAATATCTTATACGATTGGAAGTACGGTAATTGCGATCGCCCTTTAGAAAACAACCGAACCACCTCAATTTTTTACACAGTTATCTTAATACTTATAGAGCGTTAGATGAACTAGCTAAAGCCTTTTCAGAGCCGAGTGTATCGAGGTTTGTCGAGAAGCTAGTCACCATCAAGCTCTCCCTAAATCAAGTATTGGAGACAACTACTATGGCACTCGTACGTTGGGAACCATTCCGAGAAGTTAACAGCCTACAACGAGAAATGAATCGGCTTTTCGATCGCCTTGCCAATGTAGATGAAGGTGATGTAACGAATACTGGAGCACCCTTTATTCCAGCCGCAGAAATTCATGAAACAGGAGATGCCATTCAGCTCAAAGTTGAAGTTCCTGGACTTGAAGCCCAAGATCTAGATGTACAAGTTTCTGCTGAGGCCGTTTCCATTCGAGGCGAGCGGAAATCTGAAACCAAAACCCAAGAAAAAGGTGTGATTCGCTCGGAATTTCGCTATGGTCAATTCCAACGGGTAATCCCGCTACCTAATCGCATTAAGAACGACGAAGTAGCAGCGGAATTCAAGAATGGTGTCCTCACTTTGACCCTACCGAAAGTTGACGAAGAGAAGAACAAAGTCGTTAAAGTCAACCTCGGCTAAACCTGGTTAAGTGATGCTAGCGCTTTGATCGCTAAGTAGAGCGAGCTAAATTCCAACAATAAAATAACTTCTTTTGTCAAGCCCGTAACTGCGGGCTTTTTTTGTTGTGGGTATAGGGTAAGCAGGGCTGCGGTTCTGTCGAGAAGCGGATTTCGCGATCGCTCTCTGACCAGATGTAGAGCTTGTAATCCAGACGGGCTAAGCCTGGAAGCGGATGGCAATCGCTGAAATATCTTTCACGATAGGAACATAGGTTACAAACTTACTCGCCTAGATTGAGTACGATAAGTATTATTAAGAAACATAAACAAATTTTCCATACTTCGTAAGGGGACTGATTCCAGTGGCACCACTTCTACAGGTTGCAAAAACGACTGAGGAATCTTTGATCGCTGAGTTTTTCCGCAAATCGGAAGGTCAGTGGCGATCGGAACGGCG
This region of Trichocoleus desertorum NBK24 genomic DNA includes:
- a CDS encoding pentapeptide repeat-containing protein; this encodes MSNQEFIRSAQELIDRVASAATDNFVELIKTAELNLKEDFAGAELIGIDLRNIDLKNADLSGANLSNSNLSGTNLDRANLKEANLSRANLSGATFRQADLTNANLTEVQARNTDLSGATLTGACLESWRTDNTTQLDGVLCDYVYLLNDQRERRPSIGKFVPGEFSKLFQEILHTVDIIFRNGVDWQAFVAAFNRVRVENENIELTIQSIESKGNGVVVVKFIIPLDANKAKFHYEFTQQYELASEEFKARYKTELKVEESEITTYREQSANMWTVINSLAARPIQVHAKAIAKVTNDSIISELSGLVSGVVNLGDISGQVTNTINQLTVSSQPDEPSIKELLEQLHWAIVSSEELMLGDKAEALEQVKALAEAAKDPAEAAKKNVAKSAIRWFKGMLTELAEPSAIVQISEHVLPQIARVFGL
- a CDS encoding Uma2 family endonuclease, with product MVNSTLPQLEQKVQLSGISWQTYQALLSELSDRRLCLTYNQGNLEIMVPSPEHEFYKTLMGRFVETIAEELKIKIHPLGSTTFAREDLGRGLEPAECFYIRNQAAVKGKKRLDPTQDSPPDLVVEIDITSSSRDRMASYAALGVPEIWRYDGKVFRVYQLQNQEYQLSEASLAFPNVAIAEITRFLEQSATTDYLVVPEKPPNFLGTQTPSSMVEGVQPANSRGASKRITKKCGFEALWKLLVSLEFARE
- a CDS encoding aminopeptidase P family protein, whose amino-acid sequence is MQIPSNSEALAPALRDRRQRLAALFNGPVVLWSGGRSSRNFPANVYPFRASSHFLYFAGLPLENAAIRLEAGKLELFIDEGTPASALWHGPTPTRDEIATAIGADAAFPLADLGMRAAGAATIPVQDTATRHQQAEVLKRSLPPANQLTGIDLALAQAIVTLRLTHDAAAIAELKQAALATVNAHRVGMAVTPGAKTEAAVRASMESVFVAQNMTCAYNSIVTVQGEVLHNEQYHHALKPGDLLLADVGAETANGWAADVTRTWPVSGKFSPTQRVLYEVVLAAHDICIAKVEPGVEYRDLHLSAALIIAAGLLDLGILRGKPEDLVAMDAHALFFPHGVGHILGMDVHDMEDLGDLAGYEAGRSRSDRFGLCYLRLDRPLRPGMVVTIEPGFYQVPAILNDPERRSRYKDVVNWDRLAQFADVRGIRIEDDVLVTESASEVLTAALPTKADAIEQLVTGE
- a CDS encoding TetR/AcrR family transcriptional regulator, whose amino-acid sequence is MRIGNRPPQSEAETRTRILQAAQKLFSRQGYDGTTTRDLAQAAAVAEGTLFRHFPNKKAILIEVATQGWIEILTDLLTELSEMGSYKAVAQVMRRRMLNLHQNMDMLRVCFMEAQFHPDLRDRIQLEVVDKMTDVAEAFFQTAMDRGVYRPMNPRIVARIFLGMFTIAGFSQDTVMGEKASPKAMQEMAEGLADIFLNGVLVKE
- a CDS encoding Hsp20/alpha crystallin family protein, giving the protein MALVRWEPFREVNSLQREMNRLFDRLANVDEGDVTNTGAPFIPAAEIHETGDAIQLKVEVPGLEAQDLDVQVSAEAVSIRGERKSETKTQEKGVIRSEFRYGQFQRVIPLPNRIKNDEVAAEFKNGVLTLTLPKVDEEKNKVVKVNLG